Genomic segment of Perca flavescens isolate YP-PL-M2 chromosome 7, PFLA_1.0, whole genome shotgun sequence:
GGGACATCCGGCGCCCGCTAGCGGTGACCGGCTCTCGTTGGACCCCCAGAGGGTTCGCATTGAGGCCCTCCGAAAGCTTGGCCTGCTGCCTGCTGAGGCACATTCAGGCCCCGCCCTGAGCCCTAAACTTTCTCCCAATACTAGAAGTTCATGGACAGCTCCTCCTTCTCCAGTCAGCCCAGCTGCTCCACATACACCACCCTTGATCCCACCTTACACCGGTGTCAACAGTCCACCACCTGCTTCCATTCCGCTCCAGTCTCCTGCAGCTGTGTTGCCATCGGCTACGTCTACCGCTCCTGCGGTCCAGCCTGCTGAGGTTCTCCCAGCACCCGCCGCTTTCAGTGACCCCGTTGGACCTCCGCCGTCAGATAACGACGCTGTCAAAGATGCTTCGCGGGCCACAGTAAATGCACAGGTGAACACGCCCCCTCTCACCCCCCCTGCACTGGTCAAGCATCTAACCCCACCCAAGGTGGTAGGTGTCAAGTCAGCCACCCTGGAGCGCTCTGGCCTGGGTATAAGCAGATCTATGGCTAGTCAAGACTCCAAGGAGGCCAGCCAGGGTGTGAGCAGCGAGCAGAGCCCCAGCCAGCTACGTAACAATCGGGCACGCCCCGCATCTCTGGGGAGTGGGAAAGAGTTTACAAGAGCTCAGGGAGACGGTTTGCTGGTGGGCCATGCCAGCAGAAAAGAGCCAGACTTACGGAAGTCCCTGCCTGCCCAAACTGCCTTTCAGCACTCCGGAGAGTCTCAGAAGCTGCCTCGATCCCAAGGCATCAGTGTTCTGATCTGCCCTCGTGCAGAAAACGGAGAAAACCGCCGCGAGGCCCTGAAGAAGCTGGGGCTGCTCAGGGACTGAGGCATCGCTCTTACACCTCATCTTTCTGCCACAGACTTCCTATAGATGCTATATTTAAAAGGAACATACCAGAGATTGATACAGGAATGATGAAGGCATTACAAAACTTTCGGGGAGCAGCTTGAACCACTTATTTATGCACTTTCATTTTCACGTCTTGACTATATTGATTGTCCTGTCCACTCTACTGTACTTGTTACTGATATTGTACAGCCATATGTACAGTGTTTTATTTCTCATGAAACTGTCAATCAAGGATTTTTTGGATATTCACCGACTTACAGAGGTATGCTTTTATTGTAGCTATGCtttttgtaaattaaaaatACTGTTACTTTTAAAAGGCAGTGAGTTACTCATTCAGTCATTTTAATGTTTCTTGTGTATGAACCTTTTTGTTACAGTGACACCACTGCAAGGCTGGTTCCCCTCTTAGTTCTCCTTTTAGATACCTAAAGGTCACTTTTGTTTACTTTCACTTCCTAAAATCCGTTAcgattttcttttgcttttttgacCACAGGAATTGTCTAATATTTTGTGTACTTAACTTGAGCTGCATTAATCTTAAATTGCTGTTTGTCAAAACAAAGGGTTTTGCATCATAATTGGAGGGTGTtgattaaatgaataaaaatgtataaagaaTGTCCTGCATTACTAGAACAAACCTTACTGTAACTCAAAGCACATAGTCAGCGGCCGCTAGGTGATAAGAATCTGAAACATGCGGTTTGAAAGGTTGCATGCAAAGTGACGCACATGAGCAGCTTTGGTGTCACTGAtctaacaattttttttttacaagctgtATTATACTTTGTGAATTATGCACTGTCCCTGTGTTGCCCACAATTCTCAAATTTCCTTtacagcgcattcggaatatATCATATTTTCCTCTGGTGATTTTCTGGTTCACCTTCAGCACCTTAATGTTATAGCGAGAGAACTGGTGCAACCTGTTTTCTCACCTCCTGGATTAGCCTTCATGCAACACATACGCTGCTCATGGTGGCACATTTACGAGCAGAAAAACATTTTACCACTGTGCTTTCATAATAGAAATCAAACAGATTTGCGCTTTTCTGTTACTTGCCATTAGGGTCGCCAACTGTACTACTGTTAAAATTAagctcaatttaaaagatatcTCTCTgaaatttttttcaatttttggaCAAAGACTTTCTAGAGACATCCAAATGTTATCAGTATTTTTCTGGTGGAGAAGTGACTGATAATCATAACTCTGATCTTTTATTGTGCAATTATATCTGCACGTGTGTCTTCTTGTCTCGGAATGACTGTATCAGTGCCAAAGTGCACACTTTTGCATGTAGGCTTAATGTTGAAAACACCTTGGATTTCTTCTCTGCATCCATTTTAATCCATCCAATTTGCATGGCCTTAAAATAGAATATTTtcatgtgtttatatgtatattttagcaCATTTTTCCTAAGGAAGTAAATACCTGTCAGAGGAAACTTTTAACACGAGCCAAGTGAGAAAaggatttgaatatttttttgaatatttttaaGATAAAGCACGTGCATATTTTATGACACTATTTATTGTACTTTCAAAACGCAAAAAGGTAGTCGTAAGTAAAGTGAGTTGCATTATTATAAGTTTATCTTATAGCGATTatcctcttttactgtaaagCCAAAAGAACGGAAGCAGTTGCATGCTGTCACACCAACACAGGCTGCCTTGTGCTGCTCTGAGACATGTTGGTATGTGAGCTGTCTTTCCTTTCAACCTGCTCTGTCTGTTGAGCCGACTAACAAGGACTTGTCACTTTCCTTTTGACCATCCTATAGGCATCAGATCAGCTGCTGGTATGAATAACATACCAGTCTGCATACCTGCATTCTCAGTGTGAAGAGGTTACAGAGGCGGAAGATGGGATCTGAAATAAGGAAAGAAATTGACTCTTTTGTCGTATAATAATGCAACAATTATTATAGCGGTGAGGCTGCAACTTTATGACATATTGCTGTATTATGAGTAAAACTGGGCTTGCTCAGTTTTCCAAAAAATGTAGATGGTCTTCTGTGTGTTTAGGTTTCTAAACCTCCAGTGTGAACACCTGTTCATCATTCTACAGCAGAGGTTTTCATACTGAGAGGTGAGACTACAGGGGGCGCAGGGGGACACGAGGGAGGTTAAAGGGACTGgtgcatgctgctgctgctgctgcgtcgAAGCCTGGTTTCCCCGTTGGTTTGTGTTCCATAACTTAACCTGCGCCTAACCACAAACAATCGTCTCTTAAACTCGTGAAGGCAATTGAGGTACCTTCTCAGTGTCATAACTCAATCACATCTGAGCACACAGACATGCTACACGTATTTTAGATTCAGTGTAGGAGGATAGCCTTATATCGCTAATAAACGTCCCCTCCAAAAAAAACGCTCCTTATAAATCCAGAATTTCCCTGTGAATCATCaagtttttaagttttctttagTATCGAAGTAATGTGATAGTTGTCTAGGTACATCGGCATACTTTTAATGCCGCCAATGTgcataaaatgtaaacaaatgtcgGTCTAAATAAATGGGCCTCAAGTTGTATCTCACAGCTAACTGACTATAGCCTATGGCAACATTATACTTCCTGTTTACAGTCCCCAAATTATGGGACCTGCTGTTCCAAAACTTAGAGATGATTATTGCCCAAATCGAAGCAAGGCAAAGAATAATATTATGAGTTACGAAATCTCACATTCT
This window contains:
- the LOC114559125 gene encoding specifically androgen-regulated gene protein isoform X2; the protein is MEHLSPEERACLMYLEETIEALEVQEDSGLSNDEPDPGLQADKMGRMRVNDISSLDSDESGRDQKSEPGSRGLTIEDKAKHHALNQTLKPQSSPAPAVNTKDLKTSMTHVTQPKLPVTESVADCKIHPSATQLCVSTNGDGSLKIVPSASLCPGQATGASEIDVGVIPPPSDFMDEPGLPPVQGKVKDLPPSAGIPNNKPQTTIDLEQLRRRASAQKTSVSSSGTQESPNKPPKLSLPAVSSGALISPPPEAAELRSPPAVAPKPNKLPANIILKSHKVAAAGSDGTSGHPAPASGDRLSLDPQRVRIEALRKLGLLPAEAHSGPALSPKLSPNTRSSWTAPPSPVSPAAPHTPPLIPPYTGVNSPPPASIPLQSPAAVLPSATSTAPAVQPAEVLPAPAAFSDPVGPPPSDNDAVKDASRATVNAQVNTPPLTPPALVKHLTPPKVVGVKSATLERSGLGISRSMASQDSKEASQGVSSEQSPSQLRNNRARPASLGSGKEFTRAQGDGLLVGHASRKEPDLRKSLPAQTAFQHSGESQKLPRSQGISVLICPRAENGENRREALKKLGLLRD